In Magnetospirillum sp. XM-1, a single window of DNA contains:
- a CDS encoding TAXI family TRAP transporter solute-binding subunit has protein sequence MPARAIRFVFAAALLLCLGGGLAAAQDIRFFQIGTGPTGETRFAFGGLIANAISNPPGSRECDKGGSCGVPGMVAVAKSTGGAISNIEAIAAKRLDAALVQADIAYWAYHGTGIYKGKGAVQNLRAIAMLYPESLHLVARKDAKIHSVKDLRGKRVSLGDKDSGELVHGRLLLAAFGMNESQIKQSFLKPGPAADSMAAGQLDAMLVVDGMPVPIIAELAQRTDIVLIPLAGPEVDKMRSTYPFFSASSIPAETYRGIEAEVKTLDVGVVLVTAAERPNDLIYGVTRALWHPSTQKLLTESHPRGKLVNLSAAGLDKLGIQLHGGASAYYFDAGVTH, from the coding sequence GTGCCTGCAAGAGCCATCCGCTTCGTCTTCGCCGCCGCCCTGCTGCTGTGCTTGGGGGGCGGGCTCGCGGCCGCCCAGGATATCCGCTTCTTCCAGATCGGCACCGGCCCGACGGGCGAGACCCGCTTCGCCTTCGGCGGCCTGATCGCCAACGCCATCAGCAATCCCCCCGGCTCGCGCGAGTGCGACAAGGGCGGCTCGTGCGGCGTGCCGGGCATGGTGGCGGTGGCCAAGTCCACCGGCGGCGCCATTTCCAATATCGAGGCCATCGCGGCCAAACGGCTCGACGCCGCCCTGGTCCAGGCCGACATCGCCTATTGGGCCTATCACGGCACCGGCATCTACAAGGGCAAGGGGGCGGTCCAGAACCTGCGGGCCATCGCCATGCTCTATCCGGAAAGCCTGCATCTGGTGGCGCGCAAGGATGCCAAGATCCATTCGGTCAAGGACCTCAGGGGCAAGCGGGTGTCGCTGGGCGACAAGGATTCGGGCGAGCTGGTCCACGGCCGCCTGCTGCTGGCCGCCTTCGGCATGAACGAAAGCCAGATCAAGCAAAGCTTCCTCAAGCCCGGCCCCGCCGCCGATTCCATGGCCGCCGGCCAGTTGGACGCCATGCTGGTGGTGGACGGAATGCCGGTGCCCATCATCGCCGAACTGGCCCAGCGCACCGACATCGTGCTGATCCCCCTGGCCGGGCCGGAAGTGGACAAGATGCGGTCCACCTATCCCTTCTTCTCGGCCTCCTCCATCCCGGCGGAGACCTATCGCGGCATCGAGGCGGAGGTGAAGACCCTGGACGTGGGCGTGGTGCTGGTCACCGCCGCCGAACGGCCCAACGACCTGATCTACGGCGTCACCCGCGCGCTGTGGCATCCCAGCACCCAGAAGCTGCTGACCGAAAGCCACCCGCGCGGCAAGCTGGTCAACCTGTCGGCCGCCGGCCTGGACAAGCTGGGCATCCAGCTGCATGGCGGCGCCTCGGCCTATTATTTCGACGCCGGGGTCACTCACTGA